A genomic segment from Thamnophis elegans isolate rThaEle1 chromosome 3, rThaEle1.pri, whole genome shotgun sequence encodes:
- the AMACR gene encoding alpha-methylacyl-CoA racemase codes for MALQGVRVLEMAGLAPAPLCGLILADFGAQVVRVDRWPLQPFNSDVQGRGKRSVALDLKQPQGTAALRRMAQRADVLVDPFRPGAMEKLGLGPDLLLQDNPRLIYARLTGFGQSGKYVRRAGHDINYLAVSGVLSKLGRKNENPYAPINLLADFAGGGVMCAMGIIMALYERTKSGKGQVIDASMVEGVSYLSSFLWKSQNLGLWNRGRGENLLDSGAPFYEIYKTSDGKFMAVGALEPQFYEQFIRGLGLDLQKLPSQMSFSDWPEMKKIFTDVFKQKSQAEWCEIFDGVDACVTPVLTFDEAALHPHNEERGSFLKNDQEEISPRPSPFLSRTPATPSFKRDPLRGEHTEEVLLEYGFSKKEISQLHSLQVIELKNLKASL; via the exons ATGGCGCTGCAGGGCGTGCGGGTGCTGGAGATGGCCGGCTTGGCTCCGGCGCCTCTCTGCGGCCTGATTCTGGCCGACTTCGGGGCGCAGGTGGTGCGGGTGGACCGCTGGCCCCTTCAGCCTTTCAACTCGGACGTGCAAGGTCGCGGCAAGCGCTCCGTTGCGCTGGATCTGAAGCAGCCCCAGGGCACCGCCGCGCTGCGAAGGATGGCCCAGCGGGCGGACGTCCTGGTGGATCCCTTCCGACCAG GTGCCATGGAAAAACTTGGCCTCGGTCCAGATCTTCTCCTTCAGGATAATCCCAGGCTCATCTATGCCAGGTTGACAGGATTTGGCCAATCAGGAAAATATGTCAGAAGGGCAGGCCATGATATCAACTATCTGGCAGTATCAG GCGTGTTGTCTAAACTTGGCCGGAAAAATGAAAATCCTTATGCTCCAATCAATCTTCTGGCTGATTTTGCTGGCGGAGGAGTCATGTGTGCAATGGGTATCATCATGGCCTTATATGAACGTACAAAATCTGGAAAAGGGCAGGTCATTGATGCTAGCATg GTAGAAGGTGTATCATATCTAAGTTCCTTTCTGTGGAAATCTCAAAACTTGGGCCTCTGGAACAGAGGACGTGGGGAGAACCTGCTGGATAGTGGAGCCCCTTTTTATGAAATATACAAGACCTCAGATGGGAAATTTATGGCAGTCGGTGCACTGGAACCACAATTTTATGAACAGTTCATCAGAG GTCTGGGACTGGATCTTCAGAAACTTCCCAGTCAGATGAGTTTCTCCGATTGGCCTGAAATGAAGAAGATATTTACAGATGTATTCAAACAGAAATCCCAAGCCGAGTGGTGTGAGATCTTTGATGGTGTCGATGCCTGTGTGACCCCAGTGTTGACTTTTGACGAAGCTGCCCTTCATCCCCATAACGAAGAGCGGggatcttttcttaaaaatgatCAGGAGGAGATCAGTCCAAGACCATCTCCCTTTTTGTCCAGAACTCCGGCTACACCTTCCTTCAAGAGAGATCCTCTGAGAGGAGAACATACCGAGGAAGTTCTCCTGGAGTATGGTTTTTCCAAAAAAGAGATTtcacagctccattccctccaaGTAATTGAATTAAAGAACCTTAAAGCAAGCTTATAA